One genomic segment of Halanaerobium saccharolyticum subsp. saccharolyticum DSM 6643 includes these proteins:
- the tilS gene encoding tRNA lysidine(34) synthetase TilS: MKSRFKDFIEKNNLLNNCKSLLIAVSGGPDSLAMLNLFYELSDDFEIKIAAAHLDHMFREESSAEADFVEKFTRDKGIEFFRKSENLPELIKTKNISAEAAARKVRFNFFSEIMNKYNYDSLALAHHRDDQAETVLLNLFRGSGLKGLSGIQPEVKVDELKIIHPMLCFSKEEILAYCQEVNLKPRFDSSNEENIYSRNVIRNKIFPIVENRINENAREVIARSSNIIAAEDQFIEQLALKKYKKILIEENSDKVIIDFNKFRNIDQVLQRRIYRIIYNKINNNLDDLYFDHILEIEKLIDDDQTGRGIDIASEIRIEISYSNLIFFKKDILNIDSQEDIEIKLNQEIQIDKKRSISSAVIAKKDFSFVDNSCRSAFDFNKLNFPLKIRRRKPGDKFIPLGMEGHKKVKDILIDEKVPKYLREEVPLVVDAEDNIIWLAPYRISDDYKITKETDKILILRLKYK, from the coding sequence ATGAAAAGCAGATTCAAAGATTTTATTGAGAAAAATAATTTACTTAATAATTGTAAAAGCTTATTAATTGCTGTGTCCGGAGGACCTGATTCCTTAGCAATGCTAAATCTTTTTTATGAATTAAGTGATGATTTTGAAATAAAAATAGCAGCTGCTCATTTAGATCATATGTTTAGAGAAGAATCTTCTGCTGAAGCTGATTTTGTAGAAAAATTTACCCGGGATAAAGGGATTGAATTTTTTCGCAAAAGTGAAAATTTGCCAGAGTTGATTAAAACGAAAAATATTTCTGCTGAGGCAGCAGCTAGAAAAGTTAGATTTAATTTTTTTAGTGAAATTATGAATAAATACAATTACGACTCATTGGCTCTTGCTCATCATAGAGATGATCAGGCAGAAACTGTTTTGTTAAATTTATTTAGAGGTAGTGGTTTAAAGGGCTTAAGTGGAATTCAGCCTGAAGTAAAGGTTGATGAATTAAAAATTATTCATCCCATGCTCTGTTTTAGTAAAGAAGAAATTTTAGCTTATTGTCAAGAAGTAAATCTAAAGCCTCGTTTTGACAGCAGCAATGAAGAAAATATCTACAGTAGGAATGTAATTCGCAATAAAATTTTTCCTATTGTAGAAAATAGAATTAATGAAAATGCAAGAGAGGTAATTGCCAGGAGTAGTAATATCATCGCTGCCGAAGATCAATTTATAGAGCAGTTGGCATTAAAAAAATATAAAAAAATTTTAATAGAAGAAAATAGTGATAAAGTTATAATTGACTTTAATAAATTCCGAAATATTGATCAAGTTTTACAGCGTAGAATATATAGGATTATTTATAATAAAATTAACAATAATCTTGACGATTTATATTTTGATCATATATTAGAAATCGAAAAATTAATTGATGATGATCAAACAGGAAGAGGAATAGATATAGCCTCTGAAATCAGAATAGAAATTAGTTATTCTAATTTAATTTTTTTTAAAAAAGACATTTTAAATATTGATAGTCAAGAAGATATAGAAATAAAATTAAATCAAGAAATTCAAATTGATAAAAAACGCAGTATAAGTTCAGCAGTTATAGCTAAAAAAGATTTTTCTTTTGTTGACAACTCTTGCCGTTCTGCTTTTGATTTTAATAAATTAAATTTCCCTTTAAAAATAAGAAGAAGAAAGCCGGGAGATAAATTTATTCCTTTAGGGATGGAGGGCCATAAGAAAGTCAAAGATATTTTGATTGATGAAAAAGTTCCAAAATATTTAAGGGAAGAGGTCCCGTTAGTTGTCGATGCTGAGGATAATATAATTTGGCTGGCGCCATATAGAATTTCTGATGATTATAAGATTACTAAAGAAACAGATAAGATTTTAATTTTAAGATTAAAATATAAATAG
- the hpt gene encoding hypoxanthine phosphoribosyltransferase — protein sequence MGKNTVFSDDIKEIVIDEQELKDRISELGKEITDSYEKDDDIVMLCILRGAILFMADLAREIDLPVVFDFMDVSSYGASTESSGVVRIIKDMEENIEGRHLLIVEDIIDTGRTLKHVVDMLETRDPKSIKVVTLLDKPDRRVQKEMDADFNGFEIPDKFVVGYGLDFAEKYRNLSFIGVLKEKLYI from the coding sequence ATGGGGAAAAATACTGTTTTTTCAGATGACATTAAAGAGATTGTAATTGATGAGCAAGAATTGAAAGATAGGATATCAGAGCTGGGCAAGGAAATTACAGATAGTTATGAAAAAGATGATGATATAGTAATGCTCTGTATTTTAAGGGGAGCTATTTTATTTATGGCTGATTTAGCAAGGGAAATTGATTTGCCAGTGGTATTTGATTTTATGGATGTTTCAAGTTATGGTGCTTCAACAGAATCATCAGGTGTTGTTAGAATTATAAAAGATATGGAAGAAAATATAGAGGGAAGACATCTTTTAATTGTTGAAGATATTATTGATACTGGTAGAACCTTAAAACATGTTGTAGATATGCTCGAAACTCGTGACCCCAAAAGTATTAAAGTAGTTACCTTATTAGATAAACCAGATAGAAGGGTACAAAAAGAGATGGATGCAGATTTTAATGGTTTTGAAATACCTGATAAATTTGTCGTAGGTTATGGTCTTGATTTTGCTGAAAAATATCGAAATCTTTCATTTATTGGTGTGTTAAAAGAAAAATTATATATATAA